Proteins from a genomic interval of Ralstonia wenshanensis:
- the def gene encoding peptide deformylase produces the protein MALLNILQYPDPRLHKVAKPVAVVDDRIRKLVADMAETMYEAPGVGLAATQVDVHERVITIDVSESRDELRVFINPEIIWASDEHKVWDEGCLSVPDIYDKVDRPARVRVRALNEKGETFELEADDLLAVCIQHEMDHLMGKVFVEYLSPLKQTRIRSKLKKHQRDAVPQR, from the coding sequence ATGGCCCTACTGAATATCCTGCAATACCCTGATCCGCGGCTGCATAAGGTCGCCAAACCGGTCGCCGTTGTGGATGACCGCATCCGCAAACTGGTGGCCGACATGGCGGAGACCATGTACGAGGCGCCCGGCGTTGGCCTGGCCGCCACGCAGGTCGACGTGCACGAGCGCGTGATCACCATCGACGTTTCGGAGTCGCGCGACGAACTGCGCGTGTTCATCAACCCGGAGATCATCTGGGCAAGTGATGAGCACAAGGTCTGGGACGAAGGCTGCCTGTCCGTTCCCGATATCTATGACAAGGTCGACCGTCCGGCCCGCGTGCGCGTGCGCGCACTGAACGAAAAGGGCGAAACCTTCGAGCTGGAGGCAGACGACCTGCTGGCGGTGTGCATTCAGCACGAGATGGACCACCTGATGGGCAAGGTTTTCGTCGAATACCTCTCGCCGCTCAAGCAGACGCGCATCCGCTCCAAGCTCAAGAAGCATCAACGCGACGCGGTGCCGCAGCGTTGA
- a CDS encoding thioredoxin family protein, translated as MPLLSPDTDAATLHARMRSGQLLVACLCAEWCGTCRSYRKTFTELAERHPECCFAWVDVEDHADALGDYDVENFPTLLVQRGRDVLFFGPVLPHAGVVEGLLSRDLDVAPAVSAAPDLRGWLLESA; from the coding sequence ATGCCACTGCTCTCGCCTGATACCGACGCCGCCACGCTGCACGCACGCATGCGCTCGGGGCAACTGTTGGTGGCGTGCCTGTGTGCCGAGTGGTGCGGCACGTGCCGCAGCTATCGCAAGACCTTCACTGAACTGGCGGAGCGGCATCCGGAGTGCTGCTTCGCCTGGGTCGATGTGGAAGACCATGCCGACGCGCTGGGCGATTACGACGTTGAGAACTTCCCGACCCTCCTGGTGCAGCGTGGGCGCGATGTGTTGTTTTTCGGCCCTGTCTTGCCTCACGCAGGTGTGGTGGAGGGATTGCTTTCGCGTGATCTAGACGTGGCTCCTGCGGTGTCAGCGGCCCCGGATTTGCGAGGCTGGTTGCTGGAATCGGCGTGA
- a CDS encoding LysM peptidoglycan-binding domain-containing protein: MHSQPAMKTATKARQPYVCALSAVAAAALFCMGAAHAAERTVTPAQQAQAATAAQAGIPESELSATAPAQYTVRRGDTLWAISGKYLKRPYRWPELWGMNREQIRNPHLIYPGQILYLHHANGRAWLSSSPASADGSTVRLSPHTRVSGQDGDAISSIPSAAIEPFLTQPIVVDEETLATPARIFSLPEGRVYLGKGENAYARGLPAGEGGQAGTEWQAYRPVRPLKDPVTGNVLGYEADFLGTLRVVRAATGPQAVTKMEVLSSKEEMGVGSQLMPLPPRVPVRYTPHAPEGDVHGAVAKVTGGVRFGGTDQVVVLNIGSQEGLEPGHVLSLARAGAVVKDATAGNEAVQLPAERYGLAFVFRVFPHVAYALVTDASNAVEVGDSVSNPMSPQP; encoded by the coding sequence ATGCACTCTCAGCCCGCCATGAAAACCGCCACGAAAGCGCGCCAGCCTTACGTTTGCGCCCTGTCGGCGGTTGCCGCGGCAGCGCTTTTCTGCATGGGCGCTGCCCACGCCGCCGAGCGCACTGTGACGCCGGCGCAACAGGCGCAGGCCGCGACAGCTGCCCAAGCGGGCATCCCCGAATCCGAACTGTCCGCCACCGCGCCCGCGCAGTACACCGTGCGCCGTGGCGACACGCTGTGGGCAATCTCGGGCAAGTATCTCAAGCGGCCCTATCGCTGGCCCGAGCTGTGGGGCATGAACCGGGAGCAGATTCGCAACCCGCATCTGATCTATCCCGGCCAGATCCTGTATCTGCATCACGCCAATGGCCGTGCCTGGCTGTCGAGTTCGCCGGCGTCGGCGGATGGCAGCACGGTGCGCCTGTCGCCGCATACCCGCGTGTCGGGGCAGGATGGCGACGCCATCTCCAGCATTCCCTCCGCCGCCATCGAGCCCTTCCTGACCCAGCCGATCGTGGTGGATGAAGAAACGCTGGCCACGCCGGCGCGCATCTTCTCGCTGCCGGAAGGCCGTGTCTATTTGGGCAAGGGCGAAAACGCCTACGCCCGCGGTCTGCCTGCAGGCGAAGGCGGCCAGGCCGGCACCGAATGGCAGGCGTATCGCCCGGTCCGGCCGCTCAAGGACCCCGTGACCGGCAACGTGCTCGGTTATGAAGCCGACTTCCTTGGCACGCTGCGCGTAGTGCGCGCGGCGACCGGCCCGCAGGCGGTCACCAAGATGGAAGTGCTGTCGTCCAAGGAAGAAATGGGCGTCGGCTCGCAGCTGATGCCACTGCCCCCGCGCGTGCCGGTGCGCTATACGCCGCATGCGCCGGAAGGCGACGTGCACGGTGCGGTCGCCAAGGTGACGGGCGGCGTGCGCTTTGGCGGCACCGACCAGGTGGTTGTGCTGAACATCGGCAGCCAGGAGGGGCTTGAGCCGGGCCACGTGCTGTCGCTGGCGCGCGCTGGCGCCGTCGTGAAAGACGCGACGGCCGGCAATGAGGCTGTGCAACTGCCCGCAGAGCGCTACGGCCTGGCCTTCGTGTTCCGTGTGTTCCCGCACGTGGCCTATGCGTTGGTGACGGACGCATCGAACGCCGTGGAAGTGGGCGACAGCGTCAGCAACCCGATGTCGCCGCAACCCTGA
- a CDS encoding DUF4390 domain-containing protein has translation MTVILRPSIRLLQSRFRQILQRLVALVALGMLLVGYPVTASAQSIEINRAQLEYADGGWNLSADFDFDLPSNLEDAVNKGIALYFLVEFELIRPRWYWFDDHAISATRVVRLSYHPLTRQYRVSTGGLQVPFSRLKDAVDFMQHVRGWRVFEQRAVKAGETVQAEVRMRLDVTQLPKPFQINAVNTRDWNLSSEWKRFSLLVPNEPPPTPAPAPVAPPASTPASTPPASGSSSLAPSPGWGMSAGPSSAGSLLAPAK, from the coding sequence GTGACTGTCATCCTTCGCCCATCGATCCGGCTGCTGCAATCCCGGTTCCGGCAGATTCTGCAACGGCTGGTCGCGCTGGTCGCACTGGGCATGCTGTTGGTGGGGTATCCCGTCACGGCATCCGCACAATCCATCGAAATCAACCGGGCCCAGCTCGAATACGCCGACGGCGGCTGGAACCTCTCCGCCGACTTCGATTTCGACTTGCCCAGCAACCTCGAAGACGCGGTGAACAAGGGGATCGCGCTCTACTTCCTGGTTGAATTCGAGCTGATCCGCCCGCGCTGGTATTGGTTTGACGACCACGCCATCAGCGCCACGCGCGTGGTGCGGCTGTCGTATCACCCGCTCACACGCCAGTACCGCGTGTCGACCGGGGGCCTGCAGGTACCGTTCTCGCGCCTGAAAGACGCCGTCGACTTCATGCAGCACGTGCGCGGCTGGCGCGTGTTCGAGCAACGCGCCGTCAAGGCCGGCGAAACCGTGCAGGCCGAAGTGCGCATGCGCCTGGACGTGACGCAGTTGCCCAAGCCATTCCAGATCAACGCAGTCAACACGCGCGACTGGAATCTGAGCTCCGAGTGGAAGCGCTTCAGCCTGCTGGTGCCGAATGAGCCACCGCCGACGCCAGCGCCCGCGCCTGTTGCACCACCGGCCAGCACACCGGCGTCGACGCCCCCTGCTTCCGGCTCGTCAAGCCTGGCGCCCAGCCCAGGCTGGGGCATGAGCGCCGGCCCCTCCAGCGCAGGCTCGCTGCTGGCGCCCGCCAAATGA
- the dprA gene encoding DNA-processing protein DprA has product MTDASQVAAPAAADSTASLSCTRDPAELAAWLRLTETPGVGPVAARQLLAAFGLPQDIFAQPYAALAKVLPERQARAVLAEPDDTLAALIERTVAWVNEPGNAIFTLADRGYPPRLLELPDPPTLLYTKGDASLLRAAAVGVVGARSATAAGIDNARAFSQALSAASVAVVSGLALGIDAAAHEGALAGPGSTIAVVGTGLDIVYPARNRALAHRIAEAGVIISEYPLGMGARAENFPRRNRLISGLARGLLVVEAAAQSGSLITARLAAEQGRDVFAIPGSIHSPLAKGCHLLIKQGAKLVETAADILDELGWGRASAPAKRATRAAAEASPAAPVVPAARPAPSAAETALLDALGFDPVDLDTLCERTGQAAAPLSAQLLALELDGRVERQPGGRFLRLP; this is encoded by the coding sequence TTGACCGATGCATCCCAGGTCGCGGCGCCCGCCGCGGCCGATTCCACAGCTTCCCTCTCCTGTACGCGCGATCCGGCCGAACTGGCTGCGTGGCTGCGTCTGACTGAAACCCCCGGCGTTGGGCCCGTGGCCGCGCGGCAATTGCTGGCGGCCTTCGGGCTGCCGCAAGACATCTTTGCCCAGCCGTATGCCGCGCTCGCCAAGGTGCTTCCGGAGCGCCAAGCGCGTGCGGTGCTCGCCGAGCCCGACGACACGCTTGCGGCGCTGATCGAGCGCACCGTCGCCTGGGTGAACGAGCCCGGCAACGCCATCTTCACGCTGGCCGATCGCGGCTACCCGCCCCGCCTGCTCGAACTGCCGGACCCGCCGACCTTGCTTTACACCAAGGGCGATGCCTCGCTGCTGCGCGCGGCAGCCGTGGGCGTGGTGGGTGCGCGCAGCGCCACGGCGGCCGGCATCGACAACGCGCGGGCGTTTTCCCAGGCGCTGTCGGCGGCGAGCGTGGCGGTCGTGTCAGGCCTGGCGCTCGGCATCGATGCGGCGGCGCATGAAGGCGCGCTGGCCGGCCCTGGCAGCACCATTGCAGTGGTGGGTACGGGGCTCGATATTGTTTACCCGGCCCGCAACCGGGCGCTGGCGCATCGCATTGCCGAGGCTGGCGTGATCATCTCCGAATACCCGTTGGGGATGGGCGCACGCGCCGAGAACTTCCCGCGCCGCAATCGCCTGATCTCGGGTTTGGCGCGTGGGCTGCTGGTGGTGGAAGCGGCGGCGCAGTCCGGCTCGCTCATCACCGCGCGGCTGGCGGCCGAGCAGGGGCGCGATGTGTTTGCGATTCCGGGGTCGATCCATTCGCCACTGGCCAAGGGCTGCCACCTGCTGATCAAGCAAGGCGCCAAGCTGGTGGAAACTGCGGCCGATATCCTCGATGAACTTGGCTGGGGGCGTGCTTCTGCACCGGCCAAACGTGCGACGCGCGCGGCAGCGGAGGCGTCTCCGGCTGCACCGGTTGTCCCTGCTGCGCGCCCGGCGCCAAGTGCTGCTGAAACCGCATTGCTCGACGCGCTCGGGTTTGATCCTGTCGATCTGGATACCTTGTGTGAGCGCACCGGTCAGGCGGCTGCTCCGCTATCCGCACAGCTTCTGGCGCTGGAGCTGGATGGCCGCGTTGAGCGTCAGCCCGGCGGGCGCTTCCTGCGGCTTCCCTGA
- a CDS encoding ArnT family glycosyltransferase has protein sequence MPADADAHPRSIPLMPIAPVDAGTNASPRRLSALLVRRWRAVVVLMLCAYFVAGTFWRAPWKADEPYSFGIVINIIERGDWVVPNVAFEPFVEKPPLMYWTGALAALALPDMPPHEAVRVAVLFWMALTCWAVWRTARLLRSEARDWRLRVGADLARGRPGLTLAARREAGLDAGGAALRDYALGALLLFAGCVGLAEHVHKFIADVPQLAGTAIALYGLVRFVKESEVGGAKGVDVLRPALWFGTGIGVAFLGKGVLVPGLFAITLLAAIALLPDFRNRQAWRFYGLSLLVALPWLAIWPAIFWHESPDLFIEWFWVNNLGRFFGFSHLGGEKGSLATTIRSIFLTGTPAVWPAVSVLGVSLYKLVRQRGHGARTSWLLPYQGHLVVALFVLTTIAVVLRSAVLRDVYLMPLQPALALLGAPMLLLIAPAWRARAWAAAVALFGALGLVVWAMWGALVTSGGQLLPAWLAKMLGRVLPLPYDMLIHPVAVLAAGGITALWAACVWLRPARSGVVAWAAGLGMVWGLLGTLLMPWIDDARSYRPLFQAIKPVLESAQICVATRGMGESERALMHYETGVRPVKWLLGHSGAGDDHHPNPTARTCDLILVLEKRPEHARRRPHGNNWEMVWRGSRPGDTNETFSLFQRRSNGVSEALPSPEPIVPLTDTPHRGRR, from the coding sequence ATGCCTGCCGACGCCGACGCGCACCCTCGCTCCATCCCACTGATGCCGATCGCCCCCGTCGACGCAGGCACGAACGCCAGCCCGCGCCGCCTGTCGGCACTGCTGGTGCGCCGTTGGCGTGCCGTCGTCGTGCTGATGCTGTGCGCGTATTTTGTTGCGGGCACGTTCTGGCGTGCGCCCTGGAAGGCCGACGAGCCGTATTCCTTCGGCATCGTCATCAACATCATCGAGCGCGGCGACTGGGTCGTCCCCAACGTCGCCTTCGAGCCGTTCGTCGAAAAACCCCCGCTGATGTATTGGACGGGCGCGCTGGCGGCGCTGGCGCTGCCCGACATGCCGCCGCACGAAGCCGTGCGCGTGGCGGTGCTGTTCTGGATGGCGCTGACGTGCTGGGCGGTCTGGCGCACGGCGCGCCTGCTGCGCAGCGAAGCGCGCGACTGGCGCTTGCGCGTCGGCGCAGACCTTGCGCGCGGACGGCCGGGGCTGACCTTGGCCGCACGCCGCGAAGCCGGGCTCGACGCTGGCGGCGCTGCGCTGCGCGACTATGCGCTGGGCGCGCTGCTGCTGTTTGCCGGCTGCGTCGGGCTGGCCGAGCACGTCCACAAATTCATTGCCGATGTCCCACAGCTGGCCGGCACCGCGATTGCCCTGTATGGCCTCGTGCGCTTCGTCAAAGAGAGCGAAGTCGGGGGCGCAAAGGGCGTCGACGTGCTACGCCCCGCACTGTGGTTCGGCACCGGCATCGGCGTGGCGTTCCTGGGCAAGGGCGTGCTCGTGCCTGGGCTGTTCGCCATCACCCTGCTGGCGGCGATCGCACTGCTGCCGGATTTCCGCAACCGCCAGGCGTGGCGCTTCTATGGCCTCTCGCTGCTGGTGGCGCTGCCATGGCTGGCGATCTGGCCCGCCATCTTCTGGCACGAATCGCCGGACCTGTTCATTGAATGGTTCTGGGTCAATAACCTTGGCCGCTTCTTTGGCTTCTCGCATCTGGGTGGCGAAAAGGGTTCGCTGGCGACGACCATCCGATCGATCTTCCTGACCGGCACGCCTGCTGTGTGGCCGGCGGTGTCCGTACTGGGCGTGTCGCTGTACAAGCTCGTGCGGCAACGCGGGCATGGGGCGCGCACGTCGTGGCTGTTGCCCTACCAAGGGCACTTGGTCGTTGCGCTGTTCGTGCTGACGACGATTGCCGTGGTGCTGCGCTCGGCGGTGCTGCGCGATGTGTACCTGATGCCGCTGCAACCTGCGCTAGCCCTGCTGGGTGCGCCGATGCTGCTGCTGATTGCACCCGCGTGGCGCGCCCGTGCATGGGCCGCGGCCGTGGCATTGTTTGGCGCGCTGGGGCTCGTGGTCTGGGCGATGTGGGGTGCGCTCGTGACCAGCGGCGGGCAGTTGCTGCCGGCATGGCTGGCCAAAATGCTGGGCCGCGTGCTGCCGCTGCCGTATGACATGCTGATCCATCCGGTCGCCGTGTTGGCGGCGGGGGGCATTACGGCGCTGTGGGCTGCCTGCGTGTGGCTGCGGCCAGCGCGCTCCGGCGTGGTGGCGTGGGCGGCGGGCCTGGGCATGGTGTGGGGCCTGCTCGGCACCCTGCTGATGCCGTGGATTGACGACGCCCGCAGCTACCGCCCGCTGTTCCAGGCGATCAAGCCGGTGCTCGAATCTGCGCAGATCTGCGTGGCCACGCGGGGCATGGGTGAAAGTGAGCGCGCGCTGATGCACTACGAAACCGGCGTGCGCCCAGTCAAATGGCTGCTGGGTCACAGCGGTGCCGGCGACGATCACCACCCCAACCCTACCGCGCGCACCTGCGACCTGATCCTGGTGCTCGAAAAACGCCCGGAACATGCCCGACGCCGCCCCCACGGCAACAATTGGGAAATGGTGTGGCGCGGCAGCCGCCCGGGCGACACCAACGAAACCTTCTCGCTCTTCCAGCGGCGCAGCAATGGTGTGTCCGAGGCGCTGCCGTCTCCCGAGCCCATCGTGCCGCTGACCGATACGCCGCATCGCGGCCGTCGCTAA
- a CDS encoding LysE family translocator produces the protein MTALGIVNLPLFMLAVFLLNVTPGPDTAYIVGRSVSQGRAAGLLSALGVSAGCCVHVLAVAFGLTALLAASTVAFTVIKVVGAAYLIYLGGRMLLTPPERDDAPVEEAETPAAKRPRPLKSLFMQGFLTNVLNPKVVLFFLSFFPQFVDPHASHKALAFLALGAVFIVMSTIWNSLVAWVAASVTRRVAGKPGIKRWLDRVVGTAFIGLGARLAFATR, from the coding sequence ATGACCGCGCTGGGCATCGTCAATCTGCCGCTCTTTATGTTGGCCGTGTTTCTGCTGAATGTGACGCCTGGGCCCGACACGGCCTATATCGTCGGGCGCAGCGTTTCGCAAGGACGGGCAGCAGGGTTGCTGTCGGCGCTGGGGGTATCGGCGGGCTGCTGCGTGCACGTGCTGGCAGTGGCGTTCGGGCTGACGGCGCTGCTGGCGGCGTCCACTGTGGCCTTCACGGTCATCAAGGTAGTGGGCGCAGCGTACTTGATTTATCTGGGCGGCCGCATGCTGCTGACGCCGCCCGAGCGTGACGACGCCCCGGTCGAAGAAGCGGAAACGCCCGCCGCCAAGCGCCCGCGTCCGCTCAAGTCGCTGTTCATGCAGGGTTTTCTTACCAATGTGCTGAATCCGAAGGTCGTGCTGTTCTTTCTGTCGTTCTTCCCCCAGTTCGTCGATCCGCACGCCAGCCACAAGGCGCTGGCATTCCTGGCGTTGGGCGCGGTGTTCATTGTCATGTCGACGATCTGGAATAGCCTGGTGGCGTGGGTGGCCGCCAGCGTCACGCGCCGCGTGGCGGGCAAGCCGGGCATCAAGCGCTGGCTCGATCGCGTGGTCGGCACGGCATTCATCGGGCTGGGCGCGCGGCTGGCGTTCGCTACCCGTTGA
- the rsmB gene encoding 16S rRNA (cytosine(967)-C(5))-methyltransferase RsmB, which translates to MRLPPDSLAHALSLAAAALGKLRQGMALPQAIDAVCQGQPAPVRGAVQDLAYRATRWLGSTDWLIRTLIPRPPADGAANLLHVALAQLLDDPLPYAPFTVVDQAVTAASADPKLSHGKGMINGVLRRFLREQQALVADMQADPPAATNYPMWWIDAVRRAYPDAWQAILAAGNRRPPMVLRVNPRRVAIDAYLARLAEAGIDAERIGEQAVRLGRAVPVSELPGFADGDVSVQDAGAQLAATLLDVAPGQRVLDACAAPGGKTGHLLELADHLDVTALESDAARAVRITENLARLHQTATICVGDAAKPATWWDGRPFDRILADVPCSAAGIVRRHPDIRWLRRPADLKALAGLQRDIVCALWACLKPGGKLVYVTCSIFPTEGEDRARWFERHLEDAIRLHAPGQLLPASPDAAQASGFTPGASPLPLDHDGFFYAVFQKRP; encoded by the coding sequence ATGCGCCTGCCGCCCGATTCTCTCGCCCACGCCTTGTCGCTTGCCGCTGCCGCACTGGGCAAGCTGCGGCAGGGCATGGCATTGCCGCAGGCAATCGATGCCGTCTGCCAGGGCCAACCCGCACCGGTGCGCGGCGCCGTACAGGATCTCGCGTACCGCGCCACGCGCTGGCTGGGCAGCACCGACTGGCTGATCCGCACGCTGATTCCGCGCCCACCCGCCGACGGCGCCGCCAACCTGCTGCACGTGGCGCTCGCGCAATTGCTGGACGACCCGCTGCCGTACGCGCCGTTCACCGTGGTCGACCAGGCCGTGACGGCCGCCTCGGCCGACCCGAAGCTGTCGCACGGCAAGGGCATGATCAACGGCGTGCTGCGCCGCTTCTTGCGCGAACAACAGGCGCTGGTCGCAGACATGCAGGCGGATCCGCCTGCCGCCACCAATTACCCGATGTGGTGGATCGACGCCGTACGCCGCGCGTATCCCGACGCCTGGCAAGCCATCCTGGCCGCAGGCAACCGCCGCCCGCCAATGGTGCTGCGCGTGAACCCCCGCCGCGTTGCCATCGACGCCTATCTCGCGCGCCTGGCCGAAGCCGGCATCGACGCCGAGCGCATCGGCGAACAGGCCGTACGCCTTGGGCGCGCCGTCCCCGTTTCCGAACTGCCCGGTTTTGCCGATGGCGATGTCTCGGTGCAGGACGCCGGTGCGCAATTGGCTGCAACGCTGCTCGACGTGGCCCCCGGCCAGCGCGTGCTCGATGCCTGCGCCGCACCCGGCGGCAAGACGGGCCATCTGCTTGAGCTGGCCGACCACCTGGACGTCACGGCGCTCGAGTCGGATGCCGCACGCGCGGTGCGCATCACCGAAAACCTCGCGCGCTTGCACCAGACCGCCACCATTTGCGTCGGCGATGCGGCCAAACCCGCAACCTGGTGGGACGGCCGCCCCTTCGACCGCATCCTGGCCGATGTGCCGTGCTCGGCCGCCGGCATCGTGCGGCGCCATCCGGACATCCGGTGGCTGCGCCGCCCGGCAGACCTCAAGGCGCTTGCCGGGCTGCAGCGGGACATCGTGTGCGCCCTCTGGGCATGCCTGAAGCCCGGTGGCAAGCTGGTTTATGTCACCTGTTCGATTTTCCCGACGGAAGGCGAGGACCGGGCCCGATGGTTTGAACGCCATCTGGAAGATGCGATACGATTGCACGCGCCCGGCCAGTTGCTGCCGGCCTCGCCCGACGCGGCGCAGGCCAGCGGGTTCACCCCCGGCGCTTCGCCCTTGCCGCTCGATCACGACGGCTTCTTTTACGCGGTTTTCCAGAAACGGCCCTGA
- the htpX gene encoding zinc metalloprotease HtpX, producing the protein MFNWIKTFMLMAAITALFIVIGGMIGGRSGMMLALLFALGMNFFSYWFSDKMVLRMYNAQEVNETSAPQFYRMVQELAGRAGLPMPRVYLIDEAQPNAFATGRNPEHAAVAATTGILNILSERELRGVMAHELAHVQHRDILISTISATMAGAISALANFAVLFGGRDSEGRPANPIAGIAVAILAPLAAAMIQMAISRAREFEADRGGATISGDPQALASALDKIHRYAAGIPFAAAEAHPATAQMMIMNPLHGGGLANLFSTHPATEERIARLMQMAQTGQYPA; encoded by the coding sequence ATGTTCAACTGGATCAAGACCTTCATGCTGATGGCAGCGATCACCGCGCTGTTCATCGTCATCGGCGGCATGATCGGCGGACGCAGCGGGATGATGCTGGCGCTGCTGTTCGCGCTGGGCATGAATTTCTTCTCGTACTGGTTCTCCGACAAGATGGTCCTGCGCATGTACAACGCGCAGGAAGTCAACGAGACCAGCGCGCCACAGTTCTACCGGATGGTGCAGGAGCTTGCCGGCCGCGCCGGCCTGCCGATGCCGCGCGTCTACCTCATCGACGAAGCCCAGCCGAATGCCTTCGCCACCGGCCGCAACCCGGAGCACGCCGCCGTGGCCGCGACCACCGGCATCCTCAACATCCTGTCGGAGCGCGAACTGCGCGGCGTGATGGCGCACGAACTGGCGCACGTGCAGCATCGCGACATCCTCATTTCGACCATCTCGGCCACCATGGCCGGTGCGATCTCGGCGCTGGCCAACTTTGCCGTGCTCTTCGGCGGGCGCGACAGCGAAGGCCGGCCCGCCAACCCGATCGCCGGGATTGCGGTGGCGATCCTCGCGCCGCTGGCGGCAGCGATGATCCAAATGGCGATTTCCCGCGCGCGCGAGTTCGAAGCCGACCGCGGCGGCGCGACCATCAGCGGCGATCCGCAGGCGTTGGCCTCCGCGCTCGACAAGATCCACCGCTATGCCGCCGGCATCCCGTTTGCCGCCGCTGAAGCCCACCCCGCCACCGCGCAGATGATGATCATGAACCCGCTGCACGGCGGCGGCCTGGCCAACCTCTTCAGCACGCACCCGGCCACGGAGGAGCGCATCGCGCGCCTGATGCAGATGGCGCAGACGGGACAATATCCGGCGTAA
- the fmt gene encoding methionyl-tRNA formyltransferase translates to MTSTLRVAFAGTPEFAQIALAAIHQAGFPIVAVLSQPDRPAGRGMQLQASPVKQYAVTQGLEPILQPPSLRRAGKYPQEAAEAIDALAAQRPDVMVVAAYGLILPQEVLDLPRFGCINIHASLLPRWRGAAPIHRAIEAGDAESGITLMQMDAGLDTGDMIAMERVPIGLPDTTATLHDTLAALGGRMVVEALARLAQDGKLPATPQPAEGITYAEKIAKDEAALDWSHQAAALLRQVHAFNPFPGASAVLDGVPIKFWQAEALADRPADAEPGTVLAANAGGVTIACGAGALRVTQLQKPGGKRLPAREFLQGMAIQPGQRFASRG, encoded by the coding sequence ATGACCTCCACCCTCCGCGTAGCGTTTGCCGGCACGCCTGAATTTGCGCAGATTGCCTTGGCGGCGATCCATCAGGCCGGCTTTCCCATCGTTGCCGTGCTGAGCCAGCCGGATCGCCCGGCCGGGCGCGGCATGCAATTGCAGGCAAGTCCCGTCAAGCAGTACGCCGTAACACAGGGGCTCGAGCCGATCCTCCAGCCGCCGTCGCTGCGTCGCGCGGGCAAATATCCGCAAGAAGCCGCCGAAGCCATCGATGCCCTGGCCGCCCAGCGCCCTGACGTGATGGTCGTTGCCGCCTACGGCCTGATCCTCCCGCAGGAAGTGCTCGACCTGCCGCGCTTTGGCTGCATCAACATCCACGCGTCGCTGTTGCCGCGCTGGCGTGGCGCCGCGCCCATCCATCGTGCGATTGAAGCGGGCGACGCCGAATCGGGCATCACGCTCATGCAGATGGATGCGGGCCTGGACACCGGCGACATGATCGCCATGGAACGCGTGCCCATCGGCCTGCCCGACACGACCGCCACGCTGCACGACACGCTGGCCGCGCTCGGCGGACGCATGGTGGTGGAGGCGCTCGCCCGGCTGGCGCAAGATGGCAAGCTGCCCGCCACGCCGCAGCCCGCCGAGGGCATCACCTACGCGGAAAAAATCGCCAAGGACGAGGCCGCGCTGGACTGGTCGCACCAGGCCGCCGCGCTGCTGCGCCAGGTGCATGCGTTCAATCCGTTTCCCGGCGCATCGGCCGTGCTGGACGGCGTGCCGATCAAGTTCTGGCAGGCTGAGGCGCTCGCCGATCGCCCGGCTGACGCGGAACCCGGCACGGTACTCGCCGCCAACGCGGGCGGTGTCACCATCGCCTGCGGCGCCGGCGCGCTACGCGTGACCCAGTTGCAGAAGCCGGGCGGCAAACGCCTGCCCGCGCGCGAATTCCTGCAAGGCATGGCGATCCAGCCCGGCCAGCGCTTCGCGTCGCGCGGCTAA